One window of the Anolis carolinensis isolate JA03-04 unplaced genomic scaffold, rAnoCar3.1.pri scaffold_17, whole genome shotgun sequence genome contains the following:
- the LOC107982503 gene encoding zinc finger protein 658B-like — translation MEEKAYKCIECGKSFSHHGNLNRHQRTHTGEKSYKCLECGQSFTQSSGLRSHQRTHTGEKPYNCLECGQSFTQKGHLHTHQRTHTREKPYNCLECGQSFTQKGSLHTHQRTHTGEKPYNCLECGQSFAHSSALYSHQRTHTGEKPYKCLDCGQSFTQKGHLHTHQRTHTGEKPYNCLECGQSFAHSSALYSHQRTHTGEKPYKCLECGQSFTQKGHLHTHQRTHTGEKPYNCLECGQSFTQKGSLHRHQRTHTGEKPFKCLECGQSFGRSSGLRSHQRTHTGEKPYKCLECGQSFTQKGSLHTHQRTHTGEKPYNCLECGQSFAHSLGLRSHQRTHTGEEPYNCLECGQSFTQKGHLHTHQRTHTGEKPYKCLECGQSFTQKGHLHTHQRTHTGEKPYKCLECGQSFARSSGLRSHQRTHTGEKPYNCLECGQSFTQKGHLHTHQRTHTGEKPYKCLECGQSFAQSSGLRSHQRTHTGEKPYKCLECGQSFARSSGLRSHERTHTGHKP, via the coding sequence atggaggaaaaagcatataaatgtattgaatgtggaaagagctttagtcatcATGGAAACCTgaatagacatcaaaggactcacactggggagaaatcctataaatgcctggagtgtggacagagcttcactcagagttcaggtctacgttcacatcaaaggactcacactggggagaaaccctataactgtctggagtgtggacagagcttcactcagaagggacacttacatacacatcaaagaactcacactagggagaaaccctataactgcctggagtgtggacagagctttactcagaagggaagcttacatacacatcaaagaactcacactggggagaaaccctataactgcctggagtgtggacagagctttgctcatagttcagcactatattcacatcaaaggacccacactggggagaaaccctataaatgcctggactgtggacagagcttcactcagaagggacacttacatacacatcaaagaactcacactggggagaaaccctataactgcctggagtgtggacagagctttgctcatagttcagcactatattcacatcaaaggacccacactggggagaaaccctataaatgcctggagtgtggacagagcttcactcagaagggacacttacatacacatcaaagaactcacactggggagaaaccctataactgcctggagtgtggacagagcttcactcagaagggaagcttacatagacatcaaagaactcacactggggagaaaccctttaaatgcctggagtgtggacagagctttggtcgtagttcaggactacgttcacatcaaaggacccacactggggagaaaccctataaatgcctggagtgtggacagagcttcactcagaagggaagcttacatacgcatcaaaggactcacactggggagaaaccctataactgcctggagtgtggacagagttttgCTCATAGTttaggactacgttcacatcaaagaactcacactggggaggaaccctataactgcctggagtgtggacagagctttactcagaagggacacttacatacacatcaaaggactcacactggggagaaaccatataaatgcctggagtgtggacagagcttcactcagaagggacacttacatacacatcaaaggactcacactggggagaaaccatataaatgcctggagtgtggacagagctttgctcgtagttcaggactacgttcacatcaaaggactcacactggggagaaaccatataactgcctggagtgtggacagagcttcactcagaagggacacttacatacacatcaaaggactcacactggggagaaaccatataaatgcctggagtgtggacagagctttgctcagagttcaggactacgttcacatcaaaggactcacactggggagaaaccatataaatgcctggagtgtggacagagctttgctcgaagttcaggactacgttcccatgaaaggactcacactgggcacaaaccatag